One stretch of Acidobacteriota bacterium DNA includes these proteins:
- a CDS encoding HNH endonuclease, which translates to MNGSFINRNVLLLNQNYEPLTVCSAKRAFVLLFQGKAEMIETADGLKIRTVSRSYALPSIVRLWQYRRVPYKHIMLTRKNVITRDGHRCQYCGASKGAMTVDHIIPKTRSGRDIWENMVCACVRCNNKKGDRTLPEARMKLLKKPRRPTNITFIQRYIGAANHRWRQFLFMD; encoded by the coding sequence GTGAACGGCTCTTTCATTAACAGAAATGTCCTGTTGCTCAATCAGAATTACGAGCCGCTGACCGTGTGCTCGGCAAAGCGGGCATTCGTTCTCCTGTTTCAGGGCAAGGCGGAAATGATCGAGACGGCCGACGGTCTGAAGATCCGCACGGTTTCGCGCAGTTATGCTCTCCCTTCAATCGTGCGCCTCTGGCAGTATCGACGCGTGCCGTACAAACACATCATGCTGACGCGGAAGAACGTCATCACGCGCGACGGTCACCGCTGCCAGTATTGCGGCGCCAGCAAGGGTGCCATGACGGTCGACCATATCATCCCCAAGACCCGCAGCGGCAGGGATATATGGGAAAACATGGTCTGTGCCTGCGTTCGCTGCAACAATAAGAAGGGTGATAGGACGTTGCCGGAAGCACGCATGAAACTGCTGAAGAAACCCCGCCGTCCGACTAATATTACGTTTATTCAACGGTACATCGGCGCCGCCAACCACCGATGGCGCCAGTTCCTGTTCATGGACTGA
- the trpS gene encoding tryptophan--tRNA ligase: MNKQVKRETILSGMQPTGSVHIGNLEGALRNWVRLQDRYEMYCCIADWHSLTAEYKDPSCLKELIFQMAVDYLAAGLDPLKCAIFIQSEVKEHAELHLIFSMLISVPALVRLPTYQEKKDELDSYGFLGYPVLQAADICAYNAHKVPVGKDQEKHIWLANDLAKRFNALYGETLVEPAALFTEVPLILGSDNRKMSKSLNNHIPIDFTEEQTAGKIRTFFTDPNKIRKGDPGNPDGCPVYMLHRVYTPKAADEIAPECRTGELGCVDCKKRLADSLNEALRPIRDRRAELAAKPDFVWDVLADGRDRAQARARTVLAKVRSAMNTDYRE, encoded by the coding sequence ATGAACAAACAGGTTAAGCGAGAGACAATTCTTTCGGGCATGCAGCCGACCGGTTCGGTCCACATCGGCAATCTGGAGGGAGCCCTTCGCAACTGGGTCAGGCTCCAGGATCGGTACGAGATGTACTGCTGTATCGCCGACTGGCACTCTCTGACCGCCGAGTACAAGGATCCGTCCTGTCTGAAGGAACTGATCTTTCAGATGGCCGTGGATTACCTTGCGGCCGGTCTCGATCCGCTCAAGTGCGCCATCTTCATTCAGTCCGAGGTCAAGGAACATGCCGAGTTGCACCTGATTTTCTCCATGTTGATCTCTGTTCCCGCGCTGGTGCGGTTGCCCACCTACCAGGAAAAGAAGGACGAGCTGGACTCATACGGGTTCCTCGGCTATCCGGTTCTTCAGGCGGCGGATATCTGCGCCTACAATGCGCACAAAGTGCCGGTCGGCAAAGACCAGGAAAAACACATTTGGTTGGCCAATGACCTGGCGAAGCGGTTCAACGCGCTGTACGGCGAGACGCTGGTGGAACCGGCGGCCCTCTTTACCGAGGTCCCGCTGATACTGGGCTCTGACAATCGCAAGATGTCCAAATCGCTGAACAACCACATTCCGATCGACTTTACCGAGGAACAGACGGCCGGGAAGATCAGGACGTTCTTTACCGATCCAAACAAGATTCGGAAGGGGGACCCGGGGAATCCGGACGGGTGTCCGGTGTACATGCTGCACCGGGTGTACACGCCGAAGGCCGCTGACGAGATTGCGCCTGAGTGCCGGACCGGCGAGCTTGGCTGCGTGGACTGTAAGAAACGGCTGGCTGACAGCCTGAACGAGGCGCTGCGTCCCATCCGGGACCGGCGCGCCGAACTGGCCGCCAAACCGGACTTCGTGTGGGATGTCCTGGCCGACGGGCGTGATCGTGCGCAGGCCCGGGCGCGCACGGTGCTGGCGAAGGTTCGCTCGGCGATGAACACGGATTATCGGGAATAG
- a CDS encoding segregation/condensation protein A, producing MTDHIIDNQTDNYRVDLDVFNGPLDLLLYLIKREEVDIYDIPIARITKQYLRYIEMMKTLNLELVGEFILVAATLIRIKTRLLLPRDEAEANEQDPREELIMALVEYRKYKEAGEELREKALEEERVYVPALPVDRIETKRDVSSATTLYELLVAFTDVLSARRSESAHRVNLDDITIEDRIRAVLDLLGSREQATFPELFADNPGRLVAVVTLIAVLELTRTRRIRVFQSVPFAELRVYRGVAFDAPLQGIDLVEVSTPSEQAAMQ from the coding sequence ATGACGGACCACATTATCGACAACCAGACGGACAACTATCGTGTCGATCTCGACGTATTCAACGGGCCGCTGGACCTGTTGCTGTACCTGATCAAAAGGGAAGAGGTCGATATCTACGATATTCCGATCGCCCGCATCACGAAACAGTACCTGCGCTACATCGAGATGATGAAGACCCTCAACCTGGAGCTGGTCGGCGAATTCATCCTCGTGGCGGCGACGCTGATTCGGATAAAGACGCGGCTGCTGCTTCCTCGCGACGAGGCCGAGGCCAACGAACAGGATCCGCGCGAGGAACTTATCATGGCGCTGGTTGAGTACCGCAAGTATAAGGAGGCCGGCGAGGAACTGCGGGAAAAAGCGCTTGAAGAGGAACGGGTGTACGTGCCCGCTTTGCCGGTGGACAGGATCGAGACCAAGCGCGACGTCAGCTCGGCCACCACGCTGTATGAACTTCTGGTGGCCTTTACGGACGTTCTTTCGGCCCGTCGCTCGGAATCGGCGCACCGGGTCAATCTGGATGACATCACCATCGAGGATCGCATCCGGGCGGTACTGGACCTGCTCGGAAGCCGGGAGCAGGCAACGTTCCCGGAGCTGTTTGCGGACAATCCCGGGAGGTTGGTTGCCGTCGTGACGCTTATTGCCGTACTGGAATTGACCCGCACCCGGCGGATACGCGTATTTCAATCGGTGCCGTTCGCCGAATTGCGAGTGTATCGCGGAGTGGCGTTCGACGCTCCCCTCCAGGGGATAGATCTGGTAGAGGTATCAACACCAAGTGAGCAGGCGGCTATGCAATGA
- the scpB gene encoding SMC-Scp complex subunit ScpB translates to MMENAHIDSTIEALILASPEPLPVGRINQVLASATPSRVAAAVAKLNSRYAQTGSAFRIREIAGGYQHYILPEYVGFVEELFTRRRKLRLTRAALETAAIVAYRQPVTRSEVEHIRGVASDGVIQNLLEKGLVTMAGRAKSVGRPLQYQTTDEFLKFFGLNCLEDLPKMSEIEEMIAAQQNQSQTELQFLHASPVDGREQKLNIVDGTFDPQRRQCLLEASRDPDSVSPAGTPLPRLVLKSSTETEAVRESAEESGEESSVNADLPAAGRPENVS, encoded by the coding sequence ATGATGGAAAATGCACACATCGACTCGACTATTGAAGCCTTGATACTGGCCTCACCGGAACCGCTGCCGGTCGGCAGGATCAACCAGGTACTGGCAAGTGCGACCCCCTCTCGCGTGGCCGCGGCGGTGGCGAAACTGAACAGCCGGTACGCCCAGACCGGATCAGCTTTTCGTATCCGGGAAATCGCGGGAGGCTACCAGCACTATATCCTTCCCGAGTACGTCGGCTTTGTCGAAGAGTTGTTTACGAGGCGGCGCAAACTTCGGCTTACCCGGGCGGCCCTGGAGACGGCGGCTATCGTTGCCTATCGCCAGCCGGTGACGCGTTCGGAGGTGGAGCACATTCGGGGCGTGGCCTCGGACGGTGTCATTCAGAATCTGCTGGAAAAGGGCCTGGTCACCATGGCCGGGCGGGCCAAATCCGTCGGCCGGCCGCTGCAATATCAGACCACCGACGAGTTCCTCAAATTCTTCGGCCTGAACTGCCTGGAAGACTTGCCGAAGATGTCGGAAATAGAAGAAATGATTGCGGCTCAGCAGAACCAGTCGCAAACCGAACTGCAATTCCTGCACGCTTCGCCCGTTGACGGGCGGGAGCAGAAGCTGAACATAGTCGACGGCACTTTCGACCCTCAACGACGTCAGTGCCTGCTGGAAGCCTCCCGGGATCCGGACTCCGTATCCCCAGCCGGAACACCGCTCCCTCGACTGGTCCTGAAATCTTCGACTGAGACTGAAGCTGTCCGGGAAAGCGCTGAAGAATCCGGTGAGGAGTCAAGCGTCAATGCCGATCTGCCAGCGGCCGGCAGGCCTGAGAACGTTTCCTGA
- a CDS encoding pseudouridine synthase, which produces MIRINKYISMCGVTSRRGAEALITGRRVTLNGATVQKPGVIVDETTDVVKIDGTVVTLATQAVYVALNKPKMVMTTLFDPFKRRTVKHCLEGLRHRVYPVGRLDYDVQGVLLLTNDGELAFRLTHPKYEVKKTYEARVQGQFKTEDAGRLCDGLPLEDGYIGRAQQVSILGYVGKLTRIRLVLTEGRKREVKQLCRKVGHAVEELTRVDFAGITLKNLRPGQWRHLTEKEVARLRELVGL; this is translated from the coding sequence GTGATTCGTATCAACAAGTACATCTCCATGTGCGGCGTTACGTCCCGCCGGGGCGCGGAAGCCCTGATAACGGGCCGGCGCGTGACGCTGAACGGTGCGACGGTGCAGAAACCCGGCGTTATCGTTGATGAAACCACGGACGTCGTGAAGATTGACGGCACGGTCGTCACTCTGGCCACGCAGGCTGTCTACGTGGCGCTGAACAAACCGAAGATGGTGATGACGACGTTGTTCGATCCATTCAAACGACGGACCGTAAAGCATTGCCTGGAGGGCCTCCGGCACCGTGTCTACCCGGTCGGGCGGCTCGATTACGATGTCCAGGGAGTGCTCCTTTTGACCAACGACGGTGAGCTTGCTTTCCGTCTGACGCACCCAAAGTACGAGGTGAAGAAAACGTACGAGGCCCGGGTCCAGGGGCAATTCAAGACCGAGGACGCCGGGCGGCTGTGCGACGGCCTGCCGCTGGAGGACGGCTACATCGGCAGGGCGCAACAGGTCAGTATTCTCGGGTACGTCGGGAAACTGACGCGGATCCGGCTGGTGCTGACGGAGGGCAGGAAACGGGAGGTCAAGCAGCTCTGCCGCAAGGTCGGACACGCGGTCGAGGAACTCACCCGCGTGGATTTCGCGGGCATAACCTTGAAGAACCTTCGCCCCGGCCAGTGGCGCCACCTGACCGAGAAGGAAGTTGCGCGGCTGCGGGAACTTGTCGGACTATAG
- a CDS encoding ferritin family protein, giving the protein MNIFEYAMKMESDGREFYLEHAEKQDIPALRKILLELAEDELKHYNIFKALRDGKPAEYRESEKTRIITTVKNVFESLKAEDREFSFPREAKNVWEQAREIERKSETFYREKADGVDDGTQKGILTSIADEEHEHWVTMENVIRFLDRPNHWLEDAEWSNLEDY; this is encoded by the coding sequence ATGAACATTTTCGAGTACGCCATGAAAATGGAAAGCGACGGTCGGGAATTCTACCTCGAGCACGCCGAGAAGCAGGATATCCCGGCTCTCAGAAAGATTCTTCTCGAGCTTGCTGAGGACGAGCTCAAGCACTACAACATCTTCAAGGCGCTTCGTGACGGAAAACCGGCCGAGTACAGGGAAAGCGAGAAGACCCGGATCATTACTACGGTCAAGAACGTCTTTGAGTCTCTCAAGGCCGAAGACAGGGAGTTCAGTTTTCCACGGGAGGCCAAGAACGTCTGGGAACAGGCGCGCGAAATCGAAAGAAAATCGGAAACCTTCTACCGCGAAAAGGCCGACGGAGTCGACGACGGCACCCAGAAAGGCATCCTCACCAGCATCGCTGACGAAGAGCACGAACACTGGGTCACGATGGAGAACGTCATCAGGTTTCTTGACCGGCCGAACCACTGGCTCGAGGACGCCGAGTGGTCCAACCTCGAGGATTATTGA
- a CDS encoding tetratricopeptide repeat protein, which produces MESQVRTWTRRHQDWFIPLLLLIVSFTVRLVYLNQVQTLPTVANPIMDERYHLELAEKINSETGMDPEPFFRAPLYPYFFAAVYRMTGYSLYWSRLLQILLGSFLPLLVLALGLRLFGRSVAYWAAGLAALYPSLIYYDASLLITSIMTILTTLLIWQLYRSESNPRLLNFVLSGALLGLAALARPNILLLGPVLIVWIWLVIKPVIGLKKAIIGYVAIGVAALIVILPVTVRNYAVSRDLVFISWQGGYNLFVGNNREANGWSATVPGVDPTWQGGYDQSIAMAEAVAKRPLKRSEVADFWYGMAWQEISRSPGRFVGLLWHKLRLFVNGYEIPNNQNVYLVRDYSLLIRPLMFTGVVYFPYGLLAPLAVIGIVLSLGRWRQHLLLYLLTGSYLLTLLLFFVCARFRQPLIPVLLLFAVYAVHRAAAFARRRQGKNLVLFLFFFALLAWESNHNLLGLRPDQVRAEDMFVLGTSYAEQNDMAKAESYFRGAVGVDSTHARAWLNLGYIHSQRGKNVPALRCFQRALALDPNNADAHINYATALEIDGRTVEGALILERARLRFPFNSNIHMKLAASYHQLGRPEDAKASIQESLRLNPHNARARQIYDELFKTDEQ; this is translated from the coding sequence ATGGAGTCGCAGGTTCGGACATGGACGCGCCGGCATCAGGATTGGTTCATTCCCCTGTTGCTGTTGATCGTCTCCTTCACCGTCCGGCTGGTCTACCTTAATCAGGTCCAGACCCTGCCGACCGTCGCCAACCCCATCATGGATGAACGCTATCACCTGGAGTTGGCCGAGAAAATCAATTCCGAGACCGGCATGGATCCCGAACCGTTCTTCCGCGCCCCGCTTTATCCGTACTTCTTTGCCGCCGTATACCGGATGACCGGCTATTCTCTTTATTGGTCGCGTTTACTGCAAATCCTGCTCGGGTCATTCCTGCCCCTGCTGGTCCTGGCCCTGGGGCTGCGGCTGTTCGGCAGGTCGGTGGCCTATTGGGCGGCGGGCCTGGCGGCATTATACCCTTCATTAATATATTACGACGCCTCGCTGCTTATCACCTCGATAATGACAATTCTGACAACCCTGCTGATATGGCAGTTGTATCGAAGCGAATCCAATCCCCGCCTTCTGAATTTCGTGCTGTCAGGCGCGTTGCTCGGCCTGGCGGCCCTGGCCCGGCCCAACATACTTCTGCTGGGGCCGGTGCTTATTGTCTGGATATGGCTGGTGATAAAACCCGTCATCGGCCTGAAGAAGGCGATCATCGGCTACGTCGCTATCGGCGTCGCGGCCCTCATTGTTATTCTTCCCGTGACGGTTCGCAATTACGCCGTTTCCCGCGACTTGGTGTTCATCTCCTGGCAGGGCGGGTACAACCTCTTTGTCGGCAACAACCGCGAAGCCAACGGCTGGTCGGCCACGGTGCCGGGTGTCGATCCTACCTGGCAGGGGGGCTATGACCAGTCCATTGCCATGGCCGAGGCCGTGGCAAAACGACCCCTGAAACGATCCGAGGTGGCCGACTTCTGGTACGGCATGGCCTGGCAGGAGATCAGCCGTTCGCCGGGGCGCTTTGTCGGTCTGCTGTGGCACAAGCTGCGCCTTTTTGTCAACGGTTACGAGATCCCCAACAACCAGAACGTGTACCTGGTGCGGGACTACTCGCTCCTTATCAGGCCGCTGATGTTCACCGGTGTGGTCTACTTTCCGTATGGTCTTCTGGCGCCGCTGGCGGTGATCGGAATCGTGCTCTCGCTGGGACGCTGGCGGCAGCACCTCCTGCTGTATCTCCTGACGGGATCGTATCTCCTTACGCTGCTTCTCTTTTTCGTCTGCGCACGGTTTCGCCAGCCGCTCATACCGGTTTTGCTGCTGTTTGCCGTGTACGCGGTCCACCGAGCGGCAGCTTTTGCGCGTCGGAGGCAGGGCAAGAACCTGGTGCTGTTCCTGTTCTTCTTCGCCCTTCTTGCCTGGGAGAGCAATCACAATCTGCTGGGCCTTCGTCCGGACCAGGTCAGGGCTGAGGATATGTTCGTCCTGGGAACATCGTACGCCGAACAGAACGACATGGCAAAGGCGGAGTCGTACTTCCGCGGTGCCGTGGGTGTTGATTCCACGCATGCGCGCGCCTGGCTCAACCTCGGGTACATTCACAGCCAAAGGGGGAAGAACGTCCCGGCGCTGCGCTGTTTCCAGCGTGCCCTGGCTCTCGACCCGAACAACGCCGATGCTCACATCAACTACGCCACCGCGCTCGAAATAGATGGCAGGACTGTGGAAGGCGCCCTTATTCTCGAACGCGCCCGCCTGCGCTTTCCGTTCAACAGCAACATTCACATGAAGCTCGCGGCGTCCTACCATCAACTTGGACGCCCCGAAGATGCGAAAGCTTCAATCCAGGAATCGCTGCGGCTCAATCCTCACAATGCCCGCGCCCGACAGATTTACGACGAACTCTTCAAGACCGACGAGCAGTAA